The Pandoraea vervacti genome window below encodes:
- a CDS encoding helix-turn-helix domain-containing protein gives MEHLYAVHAGTFKTVIMHPDGREQVADYLLPGELLGLSGIADGRHVSEAVALEDSQVCAVQYAELETVCGQVPILRHQLHRLIAGGIVREQKQVLRLGSTRGEARLASFLLDVSTRLAARGFSPQSFFLHLTRGEIGSFLGLKLETVSRMLSRMQAQNALRVRQREITILDAQRLRNMAMASI, from the coding sequence TTGGAGCACTTGTACGCGGTGCATGCCGGAACGTTTAAGACCGTCATTATGCACCCCGATGGCCGGGAGCAAGTCGCCGACTATCTGCTCCCCGGCGAGCTCCTCGGCCTGAGTGGCATTGCCGACGGGCGCCATGTTTCTGAAGCGGTCGCGCTCGAAGACAGCCAAGTGTGCGCCGTTCAGTATGCCGAGCTCGAAACCGTTTGCGGGCAAGTGCCGATATTGCGCCATCAGCTGCATCGACTCATCGCTGGCGGAATCGTGCGCGAGCAAAAACAGGTGCTTCGCCTTGGCAGCACGCGCGGCGAGGCGCGGCTCGCGAGCTTTCTGCTGGATGTGTCCACGCGTCTTGCCGCGCGCGGCTTCTCGCCGCAATCATTCTTCCTCCATCTGACGCGCGGCGAGATTGGAAGCTTCCTCGGTTTGAAGCTCGAGACAGTCAGTCGCATGCTCTCGCGCATGCAAGCCCAGAATGCCTTGCGGGTGCGCCAACGCGAAATTACGATCCTCGACGCGCAACGCCTGCGGAATATGGCGATGGCCTCGATCTAA
- a CDS encoding response regulator transcription factor — protein MTRIIVADDHTLIRAGLQRILAGIDDLELVGEAANGAQAVTLLERSLCDVLLLDLSMPGRSGIDLISHIKASFPKVAILVLTMHGEEQYAVRALKAGASGYLTKESAPAELVLAVRKVDSGGVYLSPSMAEKIAQDLASAVADGPGYRRLSDREFDVFLMLARGLNLGQIAEVLCVSAKTVSTYKARVLQKLQLTSQAELVPYALRYDLLHDSLWAD, from the coding sequence ATGACGCGAATTATTGTCGCAGACGATCACACGCTGATACGGGCCGGGTTGCAGCGGATTCTGGCCGGTATTGACGACCTGGAACTGGTTGGCGAGGCGGCCAACGGGGCGCAGGCGGTGACTTTACTGGAGCGTTCGCTGTGCGACGTGCTGTTGCTCGATCTGTCCATGCCCGGGCGAAGCGGCATCGACCTCATCAGCCATATCAAAGCGTCTTTCCCCAAGGTGGCTATTCTTGTGCTAACCATGCATGGCGAAGAGCAATATGCTGTGCGGGCCTTGAAAGCGGGGGCTTCGGGCTATCTGACCAAGGAAAGCGCTCCCGCCGAGCTCGTGCTGGCGGTGCGCAAGGTGGACTCGGGCGGCGTCTACCTCAGTCCTTCTATGGCTGAGAAAATTGCGCAGGATCTGGCGAGTGCCGTGGCCGATGGTCCCGGTTATCGCCGCCTCTCGGACCGCGAGTTTGATGTCTTCCTGATGCTTGCGCGCGGGCTGAATCTCGGACAGATCGCCGAGGTGCTGTGTGTCAGTGCGAAAACCGTCAGTACCTACAAAGCTCGCGTACTGCAAAAGTTGCAACTCACCAGTCAGGCTGAGCTCGTGCCCTATGCGCTTCGGTATGACCTCCTGCACGATAGCCTTTGGGCCGACTGA
- a CDS encoding universal stress protein, with protein MFKRLLVAIDGSPTSDRALDYALAVAKARAARLRVLFVVDVPLAYVADIDPLPYIEALRAQGEHIRGIASQRLGAEGVNGDVEIRELPPVSGDVAQQINLAAAEFAADAIVVGTHGRRGGRRSALGSVAETCVRQAQRPVILIPAPSEPMRGKPNR; from the coding sequence ATGTTCAAACGCCTATTGGTTGCCATCGACGGTAGCCCCACATCGGATCGCGCGCTCGATTACGCGCTGGCCGTCGCGAAGGCGCGCGCCGCGCGTCTGCGCGTGCTGTTCGTCGTCGACGTGCCGTTAGCCTACGTGGCCGACATAGATCCGTTACCCTATATCGAGGCATTACGCGCACAGGGTGAACATATTCGCGGCATCGCCAGCCAGCGGTTAGGGGCAGAGGGCGTGAACGGCGATGTCGAGATCCGTGAACTGCCACCCGTGTCGGGCGACGTGGCACAGCAGATCAACCTCGCTGCGGCGGAATTTGCCGCCGATGCGATCGTGGTGGGCACGCATGGCCGTCGGGGGGGTCGTCGGTCGGCGCTGGGCAGCGTGGCCGAGACCTGCGTGAGGCAGGCGCAACGGCCGGTCATTCTCATTCCGGCGCCGAGCGAGCCCATGCGGGGCAAGCCGAACCGGTAG
- a CDS encoding universal stress protein → MERIFMESAANAGDGQMPQRILVAMDPSDTAQHALQAAIRFALADDVMRVVHVIDEPLGSYSATQAPWADWQAARERWICEGQKLLSDAYTALQDAGIQADTRSIELRAWGGTVAGAVLREAQRWRADLLVLGTHGRRGARRLLLGSVAEEVLRKSRRPVMLIPEEPGKLIAAMAAAGTLVAR, encoded by the coding sequence ATGGAACGCATTTTCATGGAATCTGCGGCGAATGCCGGGGACGGTCAAATGCCTCAACGCATTCTTGTCGCCATGGACCCGAGTGATACAGCGCAGCATGCGTTGCAGGCAGCCATTCGCTTCGCCTTGGCCGACGATGTGATGCGGGTCGTGCACGTCATCGACGAACCACTCGGATCGTACTCAGCGACGCAGGCACCCTGGGCCGACTGGCAGGCGGCCCGGGAAAGATGGATCTGTGAAGGCCAAAAGCTCCTGAGTGACGCGTACACGGCGCTTCAGGACGCGGGCATCCAGGCGGACACTCGCTCAATCGAACTGCGCGCTTGGGGAGGCACCGTGGCCGGCGCGGTCCTCCGCGAAGCGCAGCGTTGGCGCGCCGACCTTCTGGTGCTGGGCACTCACGGCCGCCGGGGGGCGCGCCGACTTCTGCTGGGCAGTGTCGCCGAAGAGGTACTGCGCAAGTCGCGTCGACCTGTCATGCTGATCCCCGAGGAGCCGGGGAAGCTGATCGCCGCGATGGCCGCAGCGGGGACACTCGTCGCGAGGTGA